DNA from Deltaproteobacteria bacterium:
TTTTACCAAGAAGTGAGTTTATTTTGCTTTTTAAGAAATTTATTGGCTTAAAAACAGAGCAGTCCTTTTTTTCATCCCGGCATGACCGGGGAAGACGGAGCTCTTTGAAATTATTAATATTTATTTTGGGAATGATTTTTTTAGTTTCCTTCGCCTTCGCCCAATCTCCTGCCGAACGGCAAACTTCTCCCAAAGCAAAGCTTCCCCATAAGGTAGCCATCCTGCCAGTGAAAATTCACAGCCCGGAAAACCTCGAGTTCATGCAAGAGGGGCTTGTTGATATGATTTCTTCCCGGGTCGAGCTCGAAGGTCGGGTGGCCGTCTTGGAAAAAGGTCCAGTCAAAAAAGCTTACGATCAGGTTTCTGGGGAAATGAATTTGGAGAACGCCAGAAAGCTCGGCCATATGCTGGAAGCTGATTTTGTAGTCTTTGGCAGCCTGACGAAATTAGGAGATAGCGCCAGCCTTGACCTGAAGGTGGTCGAGGTTAAGAAAGAAGATCCCGGATCTTCAGTTTTTGTCCAGGCGAAAAAGATGGAAGAAATCATTGCTCGGGTGGATGACTTGGCCCGGAAGATTGACGAAAAAATTCTCGGCTATTCCTTGAAACCCCAGGTGGCGGAAAGACCAGCGGAGGCTGCGAAGGAAATAGGGGGCTTTCCGACTATACCGGCGGTCTCCGGGTCGATCAAGATGGGAAGAGGCGTTTCTGGCGGTGAATTCTGGCAGAGCCAACCGTTTCCTTTCCAGATTAGGGGAATGGCCGTCGGCGATGTAGATGGCGATGGACGGAACGAGGTCGTCCTCATTGGCGAAAAAAACCTGTATATCTACCGCTGGGAGAAAGAATTTAAGCTCCTCTGGAAGAGAGAAGGCGGGAAGCTTGACCAGTATTTGGCCGTCGATGTGGCTGATGTAGACCAAGATGGCCAAGCCGAAATATTCGTCACCAATATACAGGAGGAAAAGCTTTCTTCCTTCGTGGTGGCCTTTAAGGACGGAGCTTTCCGGGCCGTTGCCTCCGGCTTAGACTGGTTCCTGAGGGTAGTGGAGTGGGGAGAAAAGGGAACGGTTTTATTGGGGCAACAAAAGGGGTATAAAATAGGGTTTGAGAGGGCGATTTATGAAATGGGGTGGGACGGGAAAAAATATAAAGAGATTCGGCGAGCCGACCTCCCCAAAGTTTTCAGCATTTACGGATTCACCCCTTTTACCCATGACGGCAAG
Protein-coding regions in this window:
- a CDS encoding VCBS repeat-containing protein, translating into MKLLIFILGMIFLVSFAFAQSPAERQTSPKAKLPHKVAILPVKIHSPENLEFMQEGLVDMISSRVELEGRVAVLEKGPVKKAYDQVSGEMNLENARKLGHMLEADFVVFGSLTKLGDSASLDLKVVEVKKEDPGSSVFVQAKKMEEIIARVDDLARKIDEKILGYSLKPQVAERPAEAAKEIGGFPTIPAVSGSIKMGRGVSGGEFWQSQPFPFQIRGMAVGDVDGDGRNEVVLIGEKNLYIYRWEKEFKLLWKREGGKLDQYLAVDVADVDQDGQAEIFVTNIQEEKLSSFVVAFKDGAFRAVASGLDWFLRVVEWGEKGTVLLGQQKGYKIGFERAIYEMGWDGKKYKEIRRADLPKVFSIYGFTPFTHDGKTDYFFIDSDYRLKLMGANGKVTWSSRDDYGSNNVFQAKPLVVGPGYKFEDADELAYINVRVIPRGSDILVIRNISSTGQFFTRTKSYSKGEIQILTWTGAMFMSSWKSQEIQGYLADFQIQDVDKEKGKELIVAVNLPAETFFSGGNNSALMVSRMPEGQ